Proteins encoded by one window of Microplitis demolitor isolate Queensland-Clemson2020A chromosome 6, iyMicDemo2.1a, whole genome shotgun sequence:
- the LOC103575125 gene encoding uncharacterized protein LOC103575125 isoform X5 yields MILKPSDFETMSFFNRKINPNTEITTDDNQQNDAIIRISEEAALPSSGVSPSIIDGSSSYYNDQSSPALPAPEQDIVEIELNRRFSETDNLLLENLNIENKRHRHTGRFLTMHKRRRKKLTTRSLNQDPGLLDDIFHGQVQCMLQRAGHWRFNAFTLETVSGGRSLPVLCVHLFQWYGLINRFNLDVVRVWKLFALIEEGYHSTNPYHNSIHATDVTQAMHCFLQEDKIRRHLTSLEVMASLIAAVTHDLDHPGVNQPFLVATSNHLATLYENTSVLENHHWRSAIGCLLESGVYQQLSPELRPTLQQYISSLILATDITRQQEFIARFKTYLDTRELDMSSPSHRHFILQIALKCADISNPCRPWDISHKWSLKVCEEFFRQGDYERQLNLPVTPLCDRASMSISKIQVGFFEFVVTPLYQEWHRFLNSSPLSLKIMANLRSNHHRWQSLKNSDTPISSSPNSISKSLSKSVTKPSPEDNTSFIRASSDLSIDLPSITNPPSSIAASLAVPVNIHGRRHSVPLSLSKPAVNSHRRESVPCTPEYPKIFKNSSFNKLSSLSLLSTHSAASYNEDERPVSAENLLPEPSIASITSSAAASKLCEVLQPERTTNKLTRQQTFPPLQPCNRTRYMSTTAEMAQFRVADLSEDIEIERKNEKEDMEIYRAKKKLTSRSYTLNPDTVTSDSKFSDRRYSVQSMTGTKPDKEEKKLRCYSVQDATDPAVIYANLTSRKDSGQSNESARDLEEFKEEDWTGDENARDECGPLPGSGKVRDDRRFSTPVDGIKGMIFENRRFTEPRLERVFFIGSPPESPPRKSNSSSSDGSEKKVGEEGNSKRDEVTRFRGMKIIKLDEGRKENVDPRGEDGKGRRMGWARRGSAPVGLMSRIDDFGVRSDRRRGSVPTETEQVTGLRSALGPRENVPLPRRASLPQETALTNIIGILTVDRENYPVNNNNNQGINNNPGSIQQIRLVESGLVSTTGNPGVPLSPRRGSVPADISELRRDYFIRNASNNPSVSNNVSGTQLPQNKSISRNNRKKSLRRRSSGGPEMFSIPSTDDNDNGCCSNTTTSKWTGWKRDLKRDSNIPEPSVKRRGSLPVEMLSVAHSARYNFR; encoded by the exons AAGAAGCAGCATTGCCTTCGTCAGGAGTATCGCCATCAATTATCGATGGGTCATCATCATACTATAATGATCAATCTTCACCCGCATTACCGGCTCCAGAACAAGATATCGTAGAAATAGAATTAAACCGTCGTTTCTCCGAGACAGATAATTTACTGTTGGAAAACCTGAATATCGAGAATAAACGTCACCGTCATACTGGAAGATTTCTTACGATGCATAAAAGAAGACGTAAAAAACTTACAACAAGATCATTAAATCAAGATCCAGGTCTTCttgatgatatttttcatGGACAAGTTcag TGCATGCTGCAGAGGGCCGGTCACTGGCGTTTCAATGCTTTCACCCTGGAGACAGTATCCGGAG gTCGTTCATTACCAGTATTATGTGTCCATTTATTTCAATGGTACGGACTTATTAATCGTTTTAATTTAGATGTTGTACGTGTTTGGAAATTATTtg ctctAATCGAAGAAGGCTATCACAGTACAAATCCTTACCACAATAGTATCCATGCAACGGACGTCACTCAAGCAATGCATTGTTTTCTTCAGGAAGACAag ATACGCAGACATCTTACCAGCCTGGAAGTTATGGCCTCACTTATTGCTGCGGTTACACATGACCTGGATCATCCTGGAGTAAACCAACCATTTCTGGTGGCTACCAGCAATCACTTGGCTACACTCTATGaa aACACTTCAGTCCTGGAGAATCACCACTGGCGGTCGGCAATCGGATGTCTCCTGGAGTCCGGAGTCTACCAGCAGCTTTCCCCCGAGCTACGGCCAACTCTCCAGCAATACATAAGCTCTCTAATTCTCGCAACAGACATAACGCGTCAACAAGAATTTATCGCACGATTCAAGACTTACCTGGACACCCGCGAGCTCGACATGTCCTCTCCCTCCCACCGGCATTTCATCCTCCAAATAGCTCTCAAGTGCGCAGACATTTCGAATCCCTGCCGGCCATGGGACATTTCTCACAAGTGGTCCCTCAAAGTCTGCGAGGAGTTCTTCCGCCAAGGGGATTACGAGCGTCAGCTAAATTTGCCCGTGACTCCGCTCTGCGACCGCGCCAGCATGTCAATTTCCAAGATCCAAGTcggattttttgaattcgtaGTGACTCCTCTCTATCAAGAGTGGCACCGATTCCTAAACTCCAGTCCTCTGAGTCTCAAAATTATGGCGAATCTCCGGTCAAATCATCACCGCTGGCAGTCGCTAAAAAATTCCGACACTCCCATATCCTCATCTCCCAATTCCATTTCAAAATCTCTCAGCAAATCCGTTACCAAGCCCTCTCCCGAAGACAACACGAGTTTCATTCGAGCTTCCTCTGATCTTTCAATCGATTTGCCCTCCATTACAAACCCGCCATCTTCTATTGCCGCGTCTCTGGCAGTTCCGGTGAATATTCACGGGCGACGGCACTCAGTTCCCTTGAGTTTAAGCAAACCCGCAGTTAATTCTCATCGCCGCGAAAGTGTTCCCTGTACTCCAGAGTAtccgaaaatatttaaaaattcatcattcaataaattatcatccCTGTCGTTGCTTTCTACCCACAGTGCCGCCAGTTACAATGAAGATGAGCGACCTGTTAGCGCAGAAAATCTTCTTCCGGAGCCAAGTATCGCAAGTATTACGAGTTCCGCTGCTGCAAGCAAACTCTGCGAGGTTCTGCAGCCAGAACGAACTACTAATAAATTGACGAGACAGCAAACTTTTCCTCCATTGCAGCCGTGCAATCGAACTCGGTACATGTCAACCACAGCAGAAATGGCCCAGTTTCGGGTGGCCGATCTCTCTGAAGATATtgaaattgaaagaaaaaacgaGAAAGAAGACATGGAAATTTATCGAGCTAAGAAGAAATTGACCAGTCGTAGCTACACTTTAAATCCTGATACTGTGACAAGTGACAGTAAATTTAGCGATCGGAGATACTCGGTCCAGTCGATGACGGGAACTAAACCTGATAAAGAGGAAAAGAAATTGAGATGTTACTCTGTCCAGGATGCGACGGACCCGGCGGTTATTTATGCGAATTTGACCAGCAGAAAGGACTCGGGACAGTCGAATGAATCAGCGAGGGACCTGGAAGAGTTCAAGGAAGAAGATTGGACGGGTGATGAAAACGCCAGAGATGAATGCGGGCCGTTGCCGGGCTCGGGGAAGGTCAGGGATGATCGAAGGTTCAGTACTCCCGTTGATGGGATAAAGGGAATGATTTTTGAGAATAGAAGATTTACCGAGCCGAGATTGGAGAGGGTTTTCTTTATTGGGAGTCCGCCGGAGTCTCCGCCGAGGAAGAGCAATTCGTCGTCTAGTGACGGCAGCGAAAAGAAGGTCGGGGAGGAAGGAAATTCTAAGAGGGATGAGGTCACTAGATTCAGAGGAATGAAGATTATCAAGTTGGACGAGGGCAGAAAAGAAAACGTTGACCCGCGGGGGGAAGATGGAAAGGGACGCAGAATG ggaTGGGCGAGAAGAGGTTCCGCTCCAGTTGGATTGATGTCGAGGATTGATGACTTTGGGGTGAGAAGTGACAGAAGACGGGGATCTGTTCCTACGGAGACTGAACAAG TAACTGGACTCCGGTCAGCACTAGGACCGAGAGAAAACGTACCTCTGCCTCGACGAGCGAGTCTCCCTCAAGAGACGGCGTTGACTAACATCATCGGTATTCTAACCG tcgatCGTGAAAATTATCCAgtaaacaataacaataatcaagGAATAAATAACAACCCAGGATCAATTCAGCAAATTCGTCTTGTAGAATCGGGGCTCGTAAGTACTACTGGGAATCCCGGTGTTCCTTTATCACCTCGCCGTGGGTCAGTACCAGCAGATATATCTGAGTTACGTCGTGATTATTTTATCCGTAACGCCAGTAATAATCCTAGTGTCAGTAATAATGTATCAGGAACACAATTGCCACAGAATAAATCTATATCTCGTAATAATCGTAAAAAATCCCTGAGAAGACGGAGCTCTGGTGGTCCTGAAATGTTTTCGATACCGAGCACTGACGATAATGACAATGGCTGTTGTAGCAACACAACCACCAGCAAATGGACTGGATGGAAACGTGATTTAAAACGTGACTCAAATATTCCAGAGCCTAGTGTTAAGCGACGCGGATCATTGCCCGTTGAAATGCTTTCAGTAGCTCATTCTGCTCGTTATAATTTCAGATAa
- the LOC103575125 gene encoding uncharacterized protein LOC103575125 isoform X4, with translation MRPNRRQRTLEKRRDAWRRLYYYTPPNTEITTDDNQQNDAIIRISEAALPSSGVSPSIIDGSSSYYNDQSSPALPAPEQDIVEIELNRRFSETDNLLLENLNIENKRHRHTGRFLTMHKRRRKKLTTRSLNQDPGLLDDIFHGQVQCMLQRAGHWRFNAFTLETVSGGRSLPVLCVHLFQWYGLINRFNLDVVRVWKLFALIEEGYHSTNPYHNSIHATDVTQAMHCFLQEDKIRRHLTSLEVMASLIAAVTHDLDHPGVNQPFLVATSNHLATLYENTSVLENHHWRSAIGCLLESGVYQQLSPELRPTLQQYISSLILATDITRQQEFIARFKTYLDTRELDMSSPSHRHFILQIALKCADISNPCRPWDISHKWSLKVCEEFFRQGDYERQLNLPVTPLCDRASMSISKIQVGFFEFVVTPLYQEWHRFLNSSPLSLKIMANLRSNHHRWQSLKNSDTPISSSPNSISKSLSKSVTKPSPEDNTSFIRASSDLSIDLPSITNPPSSIAASLAVPVNIHGRRHSVPLSLSKPAVNSHRRESVPCTPEYPKIFKNSSFNKLSSLSLLSTHSAASYNEDERPVSAENLLPEPSIASITSSAAASKLCEVLQPERTTNKLTRQQTFPPLQPCNRTRYMSTTAEMAQFRVADLSEDIEIERKNEKEDMEIYRAKKKLTSRSYTLNPDTVTSDSKFSDRRYSVQSMTGTKPDKEEKKLRCYSVQDATDPAVIYANLTSRKDSGQSNESARDLEEFKEEDWTGDENARDECGPLPGSGKVRDDRRFSTPVDGIKGMIFENRRFTEPRLERVFFIGSPPESPPRKSNSSSSDGSEKKVGEEGNSKRDEVTRFRGMKIIKLDEGRKENVDPRGEDGKGRRMGWARRGSAPVGLMSRIDDFGVRSDRRRGSVPTETEQVTGLRSALGPRENVPLPRRASLPQETALTNIIGILTVDRENYPVNNNNNQGINNNPGSIQQIRLVESGLVSTTGNPGVPLSPRRGSVPADISELRRDYFIRNASNNPSVSNNVSGTQLPQNKSISRNNRKKSLRRRSSGGPEMFSIPSTDDNDNGCCSNTTTSKWTGWKRDLKRDSNIPEPSVKRRGSLPVEMLSVAHSARYNFR, from the exons AAGCAGCATTGCCTTCGTCAGGAGTATCGCCATCAATTATCGATGGGTCATCATCATACTATAATGATCAATCTTCACCCGCATTACCGGCTCCAGAACAAGATATCGTAGAAATAGAATTAAACCGTCGTTTCTCCGAGACAGATAATTTACTGTTGGAAAACCTGAATATCGAGAATAAACGTCACCGTCATACTGGAAGATTTCTTACGATGCATAAAAGAAGACGTAAAAAACTTACAACAAGATCATTAAATCAAGATCCAGGTCTTCttgatgatatttttcatGGACAAGTTcag TGCATGCTGCAGAGGGCCGGTCACTGGCGTTTCAATGCTTTCACCCTGGAGACAGTATCCGGAG gTCGTTCATTACCAGTATTATGTGTCCATTTATTTCAATGGTACGGACTTATTAATCGTTTTAATTTAGATGTTGTACGTGTTTGGAAATTATTtg ctctAATCGAAGAAGGCTATCACAGTACAAATCCTTACCACAATAGTATCCATGCAACGGACGTCACTCAAGCAATGCATTGTTTTCTTCAGGAAGACAag ATACGCAGACATCTTACCAGCCTGGAAGTTATGGCCTCACTTATTGCTGCGGTTACACATGACCTGGATCATCCTGGAGTAAACCAACCATTTCTGGTGGCTACCAGCAATCACTTGGCTACACTCTATGaa aACACTTCAGTCCTGGAGAATCACCACTGGCGGTCGGCAATCGGATGTCTCCTGGAGTCCGGAGTCTACCAGCAGCTTTCCCCCGAGCTACGGCCAACTCTCCAGCAATACATAAGCTCTCTAATTCTCGCAACAGACATAACGCGTCAACAAGAATTTATCGCACGATTCAAGACTTACCTGGACACCCGCGAGCTCGACATGTCCTCTCCCTCCCACCGGCATTTCATCCTCCAAATAGCTCTCAAGTGCGCAGACATTTCGAATCCCTGCCGGCCATGGGACATTTCTCACAAGTGGTCCCTCAAAGTCTGCGAGGAGTTCTTCCGCCAAGGGGATTACGAGCGTCAGCTAAATTTGCCCGTGACTCCGCTCTGCGACCGCGCCAGCATGTCAATTTCCAAGATCCAAGTcggattttttgaattcgtaGTGACTCCTCTCTATCAAGAGTGGCACCGATTCCTAAACTCCAGTCCTCTGAGTCTCAAAATTATGGCGAATCTCCGGTCAAATCATCACCGCTGGCAGTCGCTAAAAAATTCCGACACTCCCATATCCTCATCTCCCAATTCCATTTCAAAATCTCTCAGCAAATCCGTTACCAAGCCCTCTCCCGAAGACAACACGAGTTTCATTCGAGCTTCCTCTGATCTTTCAATCGATTTGCCCTCCATTACAAACCCGCCATCTTCTATTGCCGCGTCTCTGGCAGTTCCGGTGAATATTCACGGGCGACGGCACTCAGTTCCCTTGAGTTTAAGCAAACCCGCAGTTAATTCTCATCGCCGCGAAAGTGTTCCCTGTACTCCAGAGTAtccgaaaatatttaaaaattcatcattcaataaattatcatccCTGTCGTTGCTTTCTACCCACAGTGCCGCCAGTTACAATGAAGATGAGCGACCTGTTAGCGCAGAAAATCTTCTTCCGGAGCCAAGTATCGCAAGTATTACGAGTTCCGCTGCTGCAAGCAAACTCTGCGAGGTTCTGCAGCCAGAACGAACTACTAATAAATTGACGAGACAGCAAACTTTTCCTCCATTGCAGCCGTGCAATCGAACTCGGTACATGTCAACCACAGCAGAAATGGCCCAGTTTCGGGTGGCCGATCTCTCTGAAGATATtgaaattgaaagaaaaaacgaGAAAGAAGACATGGAAATTTATCGAGCTAAGAAGAAATTGACCAGTCGTAGCTACACTTTAAATCCTGATACTGTGACAAGTGACAGTAAATTTAGCGATCGGAGATACTCGGTCCAGTCGATGACGGGAACTAAACCTGATAAAGAGGAAAAGAAATTGAGATGTTACTCTGTCCAGGATGCGACGGACCCGGCGGTTATTTATGCGAATTTGACCAGCAGAAAGGACTCGGGACAGTCGAATGAATCAGCGAGGGACCTGGAAGAGTTCAAGGAAGAAGATTGGACGGGTGATGAAAACGCCAGAGATGAATGCGGGCCGTTGCCGGGCTCGGGGAAGGTCAGGGATGATCGAAGGTTCAGTACTCCCGTTGATGGGATAAAGGGAATGATTTTTGAGAATAGAAGATTTACCGAGCCGAGATTGGAGAGGGTTTTCTTTATTGGGAGTCCGCCGGAGTCTCCGCCGAGGAAGAGCAATTCGTCGTCTAGTGACGGCAGCGAAAAGAAGGTCGGGGAGGAAGGAAATTCTAAGAGGGATGAGGTCACTAGATTCAGAGGAATGAAGATTATCAAGTTGGACGAGGGCAGAAAAGAAAACGTTGACCCGCGGGGGGAAGATGGAAAGGGACGCAGAATG ggaTGGGCGAGAAGAGGTTCCGCTCCAGTTGGATTGATGTCGAGGATTGATGACTTTGGGGTGAGAAGTGACAGAAGACGGGGATCTGTTCCTACGGAGACTGAACAAG TAACTGGACTCCGGTCAGCACTAGGACCGAGAGAAAACGTACCTCTGCCTCGACGAGCGAGTCTCCCTCAAGAGACGGCGTTGACTAACATCATCGGTATTCTAACCG tcgatCGTGAAAATTATCCAgtaaacaataacaataatcaagGAATAAATAACAACCCAGGATCAATTCAGCAAATTCGTCTTGTAGAATCGGGGCTCGTAAGTACTACTGGGAATCCCGGTGTTCCTTTATCACCTCGCCGTGGGTCAGTACCAGCAGATATATCTGAGTTACGTCGTGATTATTTTATCCGTAACGCCAGTAATAATCCTAGTGTCAGTAATAATGTATCAGGAACACAATTGCCACAGAATAAATCTATATCTCGTAATAATCGTAAAAAATCCCTGAGAAGACGGAGCTCTGGTGGTCCTGAAATGTTTTCGATACCGAGCACTGACGATAATGACAATGGCTGTTGTAGCAACACAACCACCAGCAAATGGACTGGATGGAAACGTGATTTAAAACGTGACTCAAATATTCCAGAGCCTAGTGTTAAGCGACGCGGATCATTGCCCGTTGAAATGCTTTCAGTAGCTCATTCTGCTCGTTATAATTTCAGATAa
- the LOC103575125 gene encoding uncharacterized protein LOC103575125 isoform X3 has protein sequence MRPNRRQRTLEKRRDAWRRLYYYTPPNTEITTDDNQQNDAIIRISEEAALPSSGVSPSIIDGSSSYYNDQSSPALPAPEQDIVEIELNRRFSETDNLLLENLNIENKRHRHTGRFLTMHKRRRKKLTTRSLNQDPGLLDDIFHGQVQCMLQRAGHWRFNAFTLETVSGGRSLPVLCVHLFQWYGLINRFNLDVVRVWKLFALIEEGYHSTNPYHNSIHATDVTQAMHCFLQEDKIRRHLTSLEVMASLIAAVTHDLDHPGVNQPFLVATSNHLATLYENTSVLENHHWRSAIGCLLESGVYQQLSPELRPTLQQYISSLILATDITRQQEFIARFKTYLDTRELDMSSPSHRHFILQIALKCADISNPCRPWDISHKWSLKVCEEFFRQGDYERQLNLPVTPLCDRASMSISKIQVGFFEFVVTPLYQEWHRFLNSSPLSLKIMANLRSNHHRWQSLKNSDTPISSSPNSISKSLSKSVTKPSPEDNTSFIRASSDLSIDLPSITNPPSSIAASLAVPVNIHGRRHSVPLSLSKPAVNSHRRESVPCTPEYPKIFKNSSFNKLSSLSLLSTHSAASYNEDERPVSAENLLPEPSIASITSSAAASKLCEVLQPERTTNKLTRQQTFPPLQPCNRTRYMSTTAEMAQFRVADLSEDIEIERKNEKEDMEIYRAKKKLTSRSYTLNPDTVTSDSKFSDRRYSVQSMTGTKPDKEEKKLRCYSVQDATDPAVIYANLTSRKDSGQSNESARDLEEFKEEDWTGDENARDECGPLPGSGKVRDDRRFSTPVDGIKGMIFENRRFTEPRLERVFFIGSPPESPPRKSNSSSSDGSEKKVGEEGNSKRDEVTRFRGMKIIKLDEGRKENVDPRGEDGKGRRMGWARRGSAPVGLMSRIDDFGVRSDRRRGSVPTETEQVTGLRSALGPRENVPLPRRASLPQETALTNIIGILTVDRENYPVNNNNNQGINNNPGSIQQIRLVESGLVSTTGNPGVPLSPRRGSVPADISELRRDYFIRNASNNPSVSNNVSGTQLPQNKSISRNNRKKSLRRRSSGGPEMFSIPSTDDNDNGCCSNTTTSKWTGWKRDLKRDSNIPEPSVKRRGSLPVEMLSVAHSARYNFR, from the exons AAGAAGCAGCATTGCCTTCGTCAGGAGTATCGCCATCAATTATCGATGGGTCATCATCATACTATAATGATCAATCTTCACCCGCATTACCGGCTCCAGAACAAGATATCGTAGAAATAGAATTAAACCGTCGTTTCTCCGAGACAGATAATTTACTGTTGGAAAACCTGAATATCGAGAATAAACGTCACCGTCATACTGGAAGATTTCTTACGATGCATAAAAGAAGACGTAAAAAACTTACAACAAGATCATTAAATCAAGATCCAGGTCTTCttgatgatatttttcatGGACAAGTTcag TGCATGCTGCAGAGGGCCGGTCACTGGCGTTTCAATGCTTTCACCCTGGAGACAGTATCCGGAG gTCGTTCATTACCAGTATTATGTGTCCATTTATTTCAATGGTACGGACTTATTAATCGTTTTAATTTAGATGTTGTACGTGTTTGGAAATTATTtg ctctAATCGAAGAAGGCTATCACAGTACAAATCCTTACCACAATAGTATCCATGCAACGGACGTCACTCAAGCAATGCATTGTTTTCTTCAGGAAGACAag ATACGCAGACATCTTACCAGCCTGGAAGTTATGGCCTCACTTATTGCTGCGGTTACACATGACCTGGATCATCCTGGAGTAAACCAACCATTTCTGGTGGCTACCAGCAATCACTTGGCTACACTCTATGaa aACACTTCAGTCCTGGAGAATCACCACTGGCGGTCGGCAATCGGATGTCTCCTGGAGTCCGGAGTCTACCAGCAGCTTTCCCCCGAGCTACGGCCAACTCTCCAGCAATACATAAGCTCTCTAATTCTCGCAACAGACATAACGCGTCAACAAGAATTTATCGCACGATTCAAGACTTACCTGGACACCCGCGAGCTCGACATGTCCTCTCCCTCCCACCGGCATTTCATCCTCCAAATAGCTCTCAAGTGCGCAGACATTTCGAATCCCTGCCGGCCATGGGACATTTCTCACAAGTGGTCCCTCAAAGTCTGCGAGGAGTTCTTCCGCCAAGGGGATTACGAGCGTCAGCTAAATTTGCCCGTGACTCCGCTCTGCGACCGCGCCAGCATGTCAATTTCCAAGATCCAAGTcggattttttgaattcgtaGTGACTCCTCTCTATCAAGAGTGGCACCGATTCCTAAACTCCAGTCCTCTGAGTCTCAAAATTATGGCGAATCTCCGGTCAAATCATCACCGCTGGCAGTCGCTAAAAAATTCCGACACTCCCATATCCTCATCTCCCAATTCCATTTCAAAATCTCTCAGCAAATCCGTTACCAAGCCCTCTCCCGAAGACAACACGAGTTTCATTCGAGCTTCCTCTGATCTTTCAATCGATTTGCCCTCCATTACAAACCCGCCATCTTCTATTGCCGCGTCTCTGGCAGTTCCGGTGAATATTCACGGGCGACGGCACTCAGTTCCCTTGAGTTTAAGCAAACCCGCAGTTAATTCTCATCGCCGCGAAAGTGTTCCCTGTACTCCAGAGTAtccgaaaatatttaaaaattcatcattcaataaattatcatccCTGTCGTTGCTTTCTACCCACAGTGCCGCCAGTTACAATGAAGATGAGCGACCTGTTAGCGCAGAAAATCTTCTTCCGGAGCCAAGTATCGCAAGTATTACGAGTTCCGCTGCTGCAAGCAAACTCTGCGAGGTTCTGCAGCCAGAACGAACTACTAATAAATTGACGAGACAGCAAACTTTTCCTCCATTGCAGCCGTGCAATCGAACTCGGTACATGTCAACCACAGCAGAAATGGCCCAGTTTCGGGTGGCCGATCTCTCTGAAGATATtgaaattgaaagaaaaaacgaGAAAGAAGACATGGAAATTTATCGAGCTAAGAAGAAATTGACCAGTCGTAGCTACACTTTAAATCCTGATACTGTGACAAGTGACAGTAAATTTAGCGATCGGAGATACTCGGTCCAGTCGATGACGGGAACTAAACCTGATAAAGAGGAAAAGAAATTGAGATGTTACTCTGTCCAGGATGCGACGGACCCGGCGGTTATTTATGCGAATTTGACCAGCAGAAAGGACTCGGGACAGTCGAATGAATCAGCGAGGGACCTGGAAGAGTTCAAGGAAGAAGATTGGACGGGTGATGAAAACGCCAGAGATGAATGCGGGCCGTTGCCGGGCTCGGGGAAGGTCAGGGATGATCGAAGGTTCAGTACTCCCGTTGATGGGATAAAGGGAATGATTTTTGAGAATAGAAGATTTACCGAGCCGAGATTGGAGAGGGTTTTCTTTATTGGGAGTCCGCCGGAGTCTCCGCCGAGGAAGAGCAATTCGTCGTCTAGTGACGGCAGCGAAAAGAAGGTCGGGGAGGAAGGAAATTCTAAGAGGGATGAGGTCACTAGATTCAGAGGAATGAAGATTATCAAGTTGGACGAGGGCAGAAAAGAAAACGTTGACCCGCGGGGGGAAGATGGAAAGGGACGCAGAATG ggaTGGGCGAGAAGAGGTTCCGCTCCAGTTGGATTGATGTCGAGGATTGATGACTTTGGGGTGAGAAGTGACAGAAGACGGGGATCTGTTCCTACGGAGACTGAACAAG TAACTGGACTCCGGTCAGCACTAGGACCGAGAGAAAACGTACCTCTGCCTCGACGAGCGAGTCTCCCTCAAGAGACGGCGTTGACTAACATCATCGGTATTCTAACCG tcgatCGTGAAAATTATCCAgtaaacaataacaataatcaagGAATAAATAACAACCCAGGATCAATTCAGCAAATTCGTCTTGTAGAATCGGGGCTCGTAAGTACTACTGGGAATCCCGGTGTTCCTTTATCACCTCGCCGTGGGTCAGTACCAGCAGATATATCTGAGTTACGTCGTGATTATTTTATCCGTAACGCCAGTAATAATCCTAGTGTCAGTAATAATGTATCAGGAACACAATTGCCACAGAATAAATCTATATCTCGTAATAATCGTAAAAAATCCCTGAGAAGACGGAGCTCTGGTGGTCCTGAAATGTTTTCGATACCGAGCACTGACGATAATGACAATGGCTGTTGTAGCAACACAACCACCAGCAAATGGACTGGATGGAAACGTGATTTAAAACGTGACTCAAATATTCCAGAGCCTAGTGTTAAGCGACGCGGATCATTGCCCGTTGAAATGCTTTCAGTAGCTCATTCTGCTCGTTATAATTTCAGATAa